The Usitatibacter rugosus genome segment TTCAAGTACGAGGTGTTGAACCGGATCTCTGCGTCCGAGAGGTTGGTGCCCTGCAGGAAGAGCGTGAGGTTGCGGCCCTTCTCCATCGGCACCTCGTAGGCGATCTCCGCATCGACACGCGTGTAGCCCGCGGTGGGCGTCTCGAGCTCGGCCGGGTGCTTGAGCGACTGGGCGTGCACCACGGTCAGCGTGCCGTTCCAGCGGCCGAGGCGGCCCTCGAGGTCGAGGCCTACGCGCGAGGGCGAGAGCCGCGGTACCGAGCCCGCGCCGTCCAGCGTGCCGCGAACGCCGTCGGTGAAGAGCCGCACGCTCCACGCATGCGACTCGGGCCGGTAGCGGATCTCGGCCTCGTAGCCGCGGAAGAGCGCCTCCAGCTGCGTGAAGTTCTGCAGGAGGAATTCTCCGTCGGGTTGGAGCGTGCCCTGGTCGTCCACGCGGTCGGCGATGCCGTCGCCGTTCGTGTCCGCGGACTTCGCGTAGATGTAGTTCCTGATGCGGCTCGCGAACAACGTCACCTTCCACGTGAGCGGACCGCCCGACTGGTGCAGGGTCACGTCGAGCGTCTGCGCGGTTTCCTTGCCAAGGTTGGGGTTGCCCACTTCGAACGACGCGGTCGCCTCGTGGGCGCCGTTGATGTAGAGCTCCTCGATGCCCGGTGCCCGCTGCGATCGCGTGGCGCTCACGTGGAGATCGAGGTCTGGCTTGAACTTCCACACGCCGCCCAGCGAGACTGACGTGGGGCTGAAGGATCGCGACGGCAGATCACCGTCGGGATCACGCTTCTCGTTCTCGACGCGCAGGCCGCCTTCGATGCCGAACGCATCCCAGTTGCGCCGCTCGACGATGAAGCCCGCGACCGAGCTGGATTTCGTGCGTGGTACGACTGCCTCCTCGCCGAGCGCGGAGAAGTCGCGGTCCTGCACGTGGACGCCGAGCGCGCCCTCGAAGCCGGACCACGGCTGGTGCAGCAGCTCCAGGCGCGACTCCCACGCCTTGTTCTTGAACGTCGTGGCCGTCTCGCCGTCCGCGGCGATCTCGCGGTGCTCGTAGTCGTTGAAGCCGGCGCGGATCTTCGCCTTCACGAAGCCGGGGAACGGATTGTTGAGCTCGCCCGAGATGTCCTCGCGCTGCTGCTTGAGCGAGATCGACGCGCCCTCACCCGAGGGAATGCCGTAGTCGCTCCGGAACGTGCTGGCCGATGCGCCGAGGAAGCCGCGATCGCCGACCCACGAGCCGCCGACGCTGCCGCCCGTCGAGTCGACCGCGCTGTCGGGAAGCGTTCCCACGGGGCTGTCGGGGTCGTTGCGGCGCGCGGCACCCGGGATGTCGTAGTCCTTCGTGCGGCGCTTGTAGGCGTCGGCATGGAGGACGAACGAGTCGCTCGCGGGCGCGGAGATGTCGAAGCCGCCGTCTCGCAACCGGTTGGCGCTGCCGCCCTTCACCTCCACGGCTCCCGTGGGCGCATCCAGTTTCTCGCGGGGAATCGCGTCGGTGACGACGTTCACCACACCGCCGATCGCCCCTCCGCCGTAGAGGAGCGTCGCCGGTCCGCGCAGGATCTCGATCTGCTGCGCGCGAAGCGGCTCGACGGTGACGGCGTGGTCGGGGCTGATCGTGGAGACGTCGAGCGAGCCGACGCCGTTCTCCAGCACCTGCACTCGCGCGCCATCGAAACCGCGGATGATCGGCCGGCCCGCACCGGCACCGAACGAGCTCGACTGCACGCCCGGCTCCTGCGCGAGCGTGTCGCCCAGCGAGGACGCGCGCTTGCGCCGCAGCTCCTCGCTGCTCATGACCTGCGAGGGTTGGGCCATCGTCTCCTCGCTCGAGCTGAGCGGCGAGGCGGTGACGGTGATGGTCTCCAGCTTCTTGACCGGAGGATTCGGCGCCGGCGCCTGCTGCGCGTGCGCGAATGATGCGGCGAACACGGACGCGATGGCGCCCGCGAGGGTGTATCTCTTCATGGGAACTCCCGAATGCGAATGGACGAGCGCTCCGGGGTGCGGAGCGGCGTTCCGGCCAGGCCGGTGGTGCTAGGCGGGAGTGACTTGCGGTGGAGCTTGCGAGCGGTACGCGAGGCGCGTGCGCTGCGACACGCCCTCGAGGAAATACGCGGCGATGGCTTGCGACGACGCGTCGGCCTGCGGGATGACCGGCGGCGCGACATCGACCGCGCTGCCGAGCTGCGCGCACAGGTAGTGCGTGTCGCAACTCTTCTCGCTCGGCGTGCCGCCCTCGCGATGCTCCGCCGCGTGCTTCAGGTCGTGCAGCACCACCGCCTGCTGGCCGACAAGCAAGGCCAGGGCGAAGAAGGCAGCAAAACCGATTCGGCGGAGGAGGGTCATTTCTCGGTGCGTCGTCCCCGCGAAGGCGGGGACCCACTGGATTCCCGCCTTCGCGGGAATGACGAATTGCATTCTACCTTCTGACGCCGGGGACGGAGAGCGGCAGGCCCTTCGCGCGATTCGCGAGGAAGAGCTCGAGCGCGATGAGATCGTCGGAATCGAAGGCGGGTTGCTCGGCGCGAACGCCGTAGAAACAGGCGCGCAGGCGCCGCTGAAGCGACGCGAGCGACTGCCATTCGAGGCGATAAGCGGGCCAGCCGTCGGGTTGGCCCTGGCTCACGGTCTCGTTCAGGAGCGTCTTGCCCGCATGCGTGTCGTGGCAGTGCGTGCAGGCGAGGTTCATCTGGCCGATGCGCTGCTTGTGGAGCGCCGCGCCGCGGTCGAACGTGGGTTTCGCGGGACCTTCGACGCTCACTGCGATCGGCATGCCACGCGACTGGTACGCGACGTAGGCGGAGAGCCCGAGGCGTTCGGGCGATTCCGGCACAAGGGCCGCGCCCTTCTGGTTCACGCGCACGCAGGCATCGATGCGGCCTTCGAGGTTCACGACGCGCCCCAGCGAAGCGTCGAACTTCGGATACGACGCGGCGACGCCCTTCATCGATTTCGCCGCATCCCCGTGGCACGACGCACACGAAGGACCGGACGCCGCGGCCTGGTTCCACAGGCGCTCGCCTTGCGCGACCCACAGCATTCCCGGGTTGGCGAACTCGTCGGCCTGCAGCTTCTTCACATCCGCGCTCTGGTACTCGACGCCGCCGACCAGCACCGCGGCGAGGAGCAGCTCGGCGATCACGCCACGATCACCTTCGCCGTGGCGCGGCCCGTCTCGCCCTTGTCGTCGCTCCACTCCACGACGATCTCCCCGGCCTCGTTGGCCACCGCGTAGAACTGCAGGTACGGATTGGCGGACATGCCCGAGCCCATCTCGGCGCTGAACACCTCGCGCCCGGCGAGGCTCACCTTGAGCTTGTCCACGACGTTCATCGGGATGGCCTTGCCGTTCATGTCGCGGCGGAAGCCCGTCTCCATCGGATGCTGGACGAGCACGCGCACCTCGAAGGGTTCGCCCTTCTTCACCAGCGCCGGCACCTGGATGCGCCCGAGCATCACGTGTCCGCCAGCGCTTCGTCGAGGCAGGCCGCGGATGTGACGAGCACATCGGCCTGCGCCTGGCGGAAGCGCTTGTTGTTGAACACGGCCAGCACCGTGAGCTTCTGCGTGCCGGCCAGGCGCACGCGCGTGGAGATCTCCGCACGTCCGGCGAGCGGGCCGAGATGGAACGTGGCGACGTTGGGCCGCGGATTGCGCTCGGCAAAGAGGTGGATCGCGGTCACGTGGTCGGCTTCCGTCATCGGGCTAGCGACCTTGATGCGCAGCGGCACCGAGTTGCCGTTCTCCGCGATCTGCGGCAGCTCGATCTCGATGCCGCCCATCTCGACCGGCGCGCCGCCCGTGACCTGCGCCACCAGCGGCTGGATGTCCTGCACCGGCTGGAATTTCTGCGCACCGGACGTGTTCTGCGCGACCGCGGGCAGCGCGGCCGTGCCGATCACGGCGCCGGTGGAGACCAGGAAATCGCGTCGTTTCATTTCAGGGTAGCGAGATAGGCAACCACGTCATCCAGTTGGGACTCGCTCAGCAGCATTTTGTTCGCATACGCGGGCGCCACGCGGTGCAGCCCCTCGACCTTGCGGAACGCCGGCATCGCCGCATCGGGGTTCACCTGCGTGATGTCGGCCACCCGCACGCGGATCTCCGCAGGCGTCAGCCGCGCCCCCACGCCATGGAGCGGCGGCCCGAGGTTGCCCGCCTCCGGTGCGCCCGGCACCGCATGGCATCTCGTGCAATGCCCCTGCTCACGCTCGATGAACACCTTGCGGCCCCGCTCCGCGTCGACCGCCACCTCGGCGCCCGCGCATCCCCCAACCATTGCGGCAATGGCGAGAAACAACCCCGGAACCGCCGATCCCCGCCAATGAATCGCCGATAGCCGCCGATGAATGAATTGCCGGCTTTTATCGGCGGCCATCGGCGAAACATCGGCGGGGATCGGCGGTTCCAAAGCCTTTCCTCCGCATCACTCACACCTTCTTCAATTCGTCGGCCGTGAAGGGTAGCGTGCGAATGCGCTTCCCGGTCGCAGCGAACACGGCATTCATGATCGCCGGCGCCACGTTCAACGCTCCCGGCTCACCATGCCCGCCCCAGAACCCGCCCGTGGGAACGAACACCGTCTCCACCTTCGGCATCTCCGGCATCTTCGGCAGCGGGAAGTCGTGGAAGTTGGACTCCTGCACGCGCCCATCCTTGATGTGGTGCGCCTGGTAGAACTGCCCGATGCAATAGATCACGTTGCCTTCGGCCTGAGCGCGGCACGCATCGGGGTTCACGACGTAACCCGAGTCGATGGCGAACACGACGCGATGCACCTTGATCTCGCCCGCGGGATTCACCGACACCTCCGCGGCCATCGCCGTGAAGCTGCCGAAGCCGTCCGATTGCGCAATGCCGCGGAAGACACCCGCCGGCAGCGGTGTGCCCCAGTTCGCGGCTTTCGCGCACGCCTCGAGCACCAGGCGGTTCTTGTCGTCGGGCTTCAGCATCGCGAGGCGGAAGGCGAGCGGGTCCTTGCCCGCGGCAGCCGCCACTTCGTCGATGAAGCATTCGCGATAGAACGAGTTCTGCAGCCCCGGAGCGCGCCAGAAGCCGACCGGCACGTGCGGGTTCTTCTGCGCGTACTCGCAGAGCTGGTTGGGGATGGTGTACGTCATGTCCGAGAAGGTGCGCACCGCCGTGAAGTCGATGCCCTTCTGGATGCCCTCGGGACGCAGCAGCGCCAGGATCGAGGGACACGCGATCGTCGACTGGAACGCGGTCACGTTGCCGTCCTTGTCGAGCGCCGCCTTCATGCGCACGAGCGAGACCGGGCGATAGAAGCCGTGCTGCATGTCTTCCTCGCGCGACCAGATCATCTTGACCGGCTTGCCCTTGAACTCCTTGGCGATGATCACGCACTGCTTCACGTAGTCCTGCGGCGCACCGCGACGGCCGAAGCCGCCGCCCAGCATCATCTTGTGCACCTCGCACTGCTCCAGCGGCAGGCCGGAAGCTTCCGACGCGGCGGCGATCGACGCCTCGCCGTTCTGCGTGGAGGTCCACACGTGGAGCATGCCGTCGTCCTTGAACCACGCGGTGCCGGTCATCGGCTCCATCGTCGCGTGCGAGAGGTAGGGTGAGTAGTACTCGGCCTCGACGACTTTCACGGCGGCGGCGAGTGCGGCGGGCGTATCACCCGTCGCGCGCGCGGTGGGCAGGCCCTTCTCGTCCAGGCCGGCCTTCAGCATGGCCTTGATGGAATCGTCCGAGACCTTGCCGTTGGCGCCCTCGTCCCACTCGATCTTGAGCGCCTTCACGGCCTCGTTGGCGCGCCACCAGTTGTCGGCGACCACCGCGACGAAGTCGGAGCCCTTCACCACGCCCTTCACGCCGCGCATCTTCATCACGGCGCTGTCGTCGACACTCTTCACCTTGCCAAGGAAGACGGGGCTCTGCGCGATGGACGCGTGCAGCATTCCGGGCAGCATCACGTCGACGCCGAACACGGGCTTGCCGAGGACCTTGTCGGGAATATCGAGGCGAGCGATGTCCTTGCCGGCGATCTTCCAGTCCTTGGGATCCTTCAGCTTGACCGTCTTCTCGTCGGGCGGCGTGCGCTTGGCCGCGGCGGCCGCGACCTTTCCGTACGAAAGCTTGCGCTTGGACGGGCCGTGCGTGATCACTCCGTTGGTGACCGTGCAATCGGCCGCGGAAACTTTCCACTGCTCGGCAGCAGCGCCGACCAGCATCTCGCGCGCGGATGCGCCCGCCTTGCGAAGGTATTCCTGCGACGTGCGCACGCCGGCGCTGCCGCCCGTGGACATGGAGCCCCAGACGCGCTTGCGTTTCACGTGCTCGTTGGGCGAGGCGTATTCCCAGCCCACCTTGGACCAGTCGCACTCGAGCTCTTCGACGACGAGCTGCACCAGGCCCGTGAGCGAGCCCTGGCCCATCTCGGAGCGGGCGACGCGGATGGTGACCTTGTCGTCCGGATAGATGAGGATCCACGCCGTCACCTCCGACGGCGCGGCACCGGCCTTTTGCGCGAAGGCGCTGCCGGGGATGGCGAACTCGAGCGTGAGCGCGGCGCCGGTGGCGGCCGAGCCCTGGATGAATGTGCGGCGGGAAACGGTGAGCGTCGTCATGGCGGGCCTCACGCTTTCTGCGCGGCGGGTTTGCCGCCGGCGGCCACGGAATGGATCGCCTTGCGCACGCGCGCATAGGTGCCACAGCGGCAGAGGTTGGTCATCGCCTCGTCGATCTGCGCGTCGGTCGGGTTCGGGTGCTTCTTCAGCAGCGCGACCGCGGCCATCATCATCCCGGCCTGGCAGTAGCCGCATTGCGGAACCGCATGCTCGATCCACGCCTTCTGCACCTTGTGCAGGCCGGGCTTCGACAGGCCTTCGATCGTGAGCACCTTCTTGCCGGCGACCGAGCCGCACGGCGTGATGCACGAGCGCACCGGCTCGCCATCCACATGCACGGTGCACGCACCGCATTGCGCGATGCCGCAGCCGTATTTGGTGCCCATCAGCTTCAGCTCGTCGCGAAGGGCCCACAGCAACGGCATCTCCTCCTCGACGTCCAGTTTCTGGGCTTTTCCGTTGACCGAAATCGGGATCATCGTGGCGCTCCTGGCTCTAGGCTCGGGGGAAGAGGGGATTCTCCTCCAACGGGGGCTCGGCGGGGAAGACATCGATGCTTGATACGTGATGGACTAAACAGTCGAGGAGGACGAGGGGGTCGGTAGGCCTTTTTTCGTCGATTCCGGACTCGGGGGATTGGGGACTTCGGGATACTTATGTGTGTTGATGTCACTTGCGACGGCTGAAGGTGGAGCATTGACGGTTGCTACATGAGGCCGCACTCCGACTCGAGCGGTTCATTCCCCCGCTCCTCCATCGAGAAAAAAGTCCTACGCGACCCCCTGTCCTCCGCGACCGGCCGGATGTGATCACCTTCAGCGACGCACGATGGTCCGACCGCGATCCCCGGTTCGTGGATGAATGTCCGAACTTCCCCTGAGTTAGAGGCATGAGGGTCCGACGCCGATCCCGTGATTTCGAAACGTGAGGGTCCAGCCTCCGAACGTCGATCCGTGATTTCGAAACGTGAAGATCCAGCCTCCGAACATCGATCCCGTCCCTCGTATCAAAACTAGCCGCGGGGGACAGGGGGTCGCGTAGGACTTTTTTCTCGATGGAGGACCGGGGGAATGAACCGTTCGCGTCGGAGTGGGGCGGAATGTGACAGCCTCAAATGCAAGGCTCACAACCGTCGTAAGTGACGTCAACGTATTGATGCGTCACGAAGGCCACGATCCCCCGAGTCCGGAATCGACGAAAAAAGGCCTACCGACCCCCTCGTCCCCCTCGACTGTTCAGGACTACCGACGAGCCGGCGGATAGGGCGGCAACGGAGCCGTACCGCGTTGCACGGTAAGGCCGGACCAATCCCGCGTCGCGATCGCGGTGTTGAGCACGCCGCGATACTGGGTCTGCAACTGTTGTTCGTAAGGCGACGTCTGGTAATACGCGAGGAAGTCGGGAAGATTCCCCGCGTCGCAGTGCCCCTGGAATGCGCACGCCTGGAGGATGCGGGGGTTGTTGTCGCCACACGGGTAGCCGTAGTCGCACGCCATGAGCGTGAAGGCATTCGAGAGCGCTCGGCCCTCGACGGGCGTGGGATCGGGGCCGAGGCGCAGCGTCACATCGCGGAAACCCGTACCGAGCACGCGGCCGGCGAGGACGAGGGCCTCGGGGTCGGCGCTGCCGATGGCGGTGCGAAGCGCGTCCACCTGCCCATCCGAGAGCGTGGGGCCGCCGCGCGCGCCGGAAGCGCGACGCTCCTGCCACAGCTCCTGCTCGATCTGGATCACGCGCGCGGAGGGACTGCCGGCGGCGACGGCGTCACCGAGGCGTTTCGAGAGATCGGCTTCCGTGGTGACGATGCCGCTCAGGCCGACACACTTGTCTTCACCCAATTGCTCCAGGGCGGCGACACGCTTGGCCTTCGTAGGATCCGTTTCCGGAAGCGAGGCGACGAACTCGCGCTGGGGCGTGAGATCCGGCGCACGCTGCGCGGGACCGCGGCGGTCGGAGATCGTGGCGCAGGCGCGGAGGATGCGGTACTGCACGTACTGGCCTTCGGCGGTTTGTCCTTCAGGCGAATTGGCGAGGCGATCGTAGAGCGCCTTGTAGGACCGGGCGACCGCGAGCTCCCCGGAGAGCGAAAGCTTGGCGGGCGTGGCGCGGCCGCCGGCCTGCGGGGCGATGCCCGGGGCGCCAGGGCGGGCACCCACGACGCCGCTACCCCCCGAGCCCTGCGCGACCTGCGCGCTGGAGGGCACGGAAGCGGCCTTGGCGCCGTCGGACGGTGCCGACGATTCGCGCCATGCGTAAAACGCAATGACGGCGGCGGCAACGATCGCAAGCGGGATGAAACCCTTTGATTTCATGATGACAGCCTAACGCGGCAGCGGGCGGCGCGACGACCGGCGATACAAATATTTACCACGGTTCGCCGCGGTATTTCAGCCGTCATCCTCGAGGATCATGCGCGCGCCTTTTTCCGCGATCATGTACGTCGGCGCGTTGGTGTTGCCCGAAGTGATGCGCGGCATGATCGACGCATCGACGACGCGTAACCCTTCGATTCCCCGCACGCGCAGTCGTTCATCGACGACAGCCCTCGGGTCGTGCCCCATCTTGCAGGTGCCCACGGGGTGGAAGATCGTCGTTCCCAGGTCGCCCGCGGCCTTCACGAGATCGGCGTCGGACTCCACCGCAGGCCCCGGCCGCCATTCCTCGGGGCAATGGGGCTTCATCGCGTCGGCGGCCATGATGCGGCGCGTGAAGCGCATGCCCTGCACGGCGACATGCTTGTCCTCCGGCGTGGAGAGGTAGTTGAGCAGGATCTCGGGCGCGGCGTGCGGATCGGTCGAGGTGATGTGCACGTGGCCGCGCGAGGTCGGCCGCAGGTTGCACACGGAGGGCGTGATCGCGCCGAAGGCATGCAGCGCGTCGCCGAACTTGTCGAGCGAGAGCGGCTGCACGTGCCACTCCATGTTCGCCGAGGGCTCGTCCTCGTCGCTCTTCGCGAAGGCGCCGAGCTGCGAGGGCGGCATGGTGAGCGGCCCTGTCTTCTTCAGGAAATACTCCGCACCCATCAGCGCCTTGTGCCACAGGCTGTTCGCGCGCTGGTTCAGCGTGACGCAACCGTCCACCTTGTAGACCATGCGGATCTGCAGGTGGTCGTGGAGGTTGGCGCCGACGCCCTCGAGCTTGTGCACCATCGGGATGTGGTGCCCGGCGAGGAGCTTGCCCG includes the following:
- a CDS encoding (2Fe-2S)-binding protein; the protein is MIPISVNGKAQKLDVEEEMPLLWALRDELKLMGTKYGCGIAQCGACTVHVDGEPVRSCITPCGSVAGKKVLTIEGLSKPGLHKVQKAWIEHAVPQCGYCQAGMMMAAVALLKKHPNPTDAQIDEAMTNLCRCGTYARVRKAIHSVAAGGKPAAQKA
- a CDS encoding xanthine dehydrogenase family protein molybdopterin-binding subunit, translated to MTTLTVSRRTFIQGSAATGAALTLEFAIPGSAFAQKAGAAPSEVTAWILIYPDDKVTIRVARSEMGQGSLTGLVQLVVEELECDWSKVGWEYASPNEHVKRKRVWGSMSTGGSAGVRTSQEYLRKAGASAREMLVGAAAEQWKVSAADCTVTNGVITHGPSKRKLSYGKVAAAAAKRTPPDEKTVKLKDPKDWKIAGKDIARLDIPDKVLGKPVFGVDVMLPGMLHASIAQSPVFLGKVKSVDDSAVMKMRGVKGVVKGSDFVAVVADNWWRANEAVKALKIEWDEGANGKVSDDSIKAMLKAGLDEKGLPTARATGDTPAALAAAVKVVEAEYYSPYLSHATMEPMTGTAWFKDDGMLHVWTSTQNGEASIAAASEASGLPLEQCEVHKMMLGGGFGRRGAPQDYVKQCVIIAKEFKGKPVKMIWSREEDMQHGFYRPVSLVRMKAALDKDGNVTAFQSTIACPSILALLRPEGIQKGIDFTAVRTFSDMTYTIPNQLCEYAQKNPHVPVGFWRAPGLQNSFYRECFIDEVAAAAGKDPLAFRLAMLKPDDKNRLVLEACAKAANWGTPLPAGVFRGIAQSDGFGSFTAMAAEVSVNPAGEIKVHRVVFAIDSGYVVNPDACRAQAEGNVIYCIGQFYQAHHIKDGRVQESNFHDFPLPKMPEMPKVETVFVPTGGFWGGHGEPGALNVAPAIMNAVFAATGKRIRTLPFTADELKKV
- the soxA gene encoding sulfur oxidation c-type cytochrome SoxA, which codes for MIAELLLAAVLVGGVEYQSADVKKLQADEFANPGMLWVAQGERLWNQAAASGPSCASCHGDAAKSMKGVAASYPKFDASLGRVVNLEGRIDACVRVNQKGAALVPESPERLGLSAYVAYQSRGMPIAVSVEGPAKPTFDRGAALHKQRIGQMNLACTHCHDTHAGKTLLNETVSQGQPDGWPAYRLEWQSLASLQRRLRACFYGVRAEQPAFDSDDLIALELFLANRAKGLPLSVPGVRR
- the soxZ gene encoding thiosulfate oxidation carrier complex protein SoxZ; amino-acid sequence: MLGRIQVPALVKKGEPFEVRVLVQHPMETGFRRDMNGKAIPMNVVDKLKVSLAGREVFSAEMGSGMSANPYLQFYAVANEAGEIVVEWSDDKGETGRATAKVIVA
- a CDS encoding thiosulfate oxidation carrier protein SoxY; translated protein: MKRRDFLVSTGAVIGTAALPAVAQNTSGAQKFQPVQDIQPLVAQVTGGAPVEMGGIEIELPQIAENGNSVPLRIKVASPMTEADHVTAIHLFAERNPRPNVATFHLGPLAGRAEISTRVRLAGTQKLTVLAVFNNKRFRQAQADVLVTSAACLDEALADT
- the soxX gene encoding sulfur oxidation c-type cytochrome SoxX; amino-acid sequence: MEPPIPADVSPMAADKSRQFIHRRLSAIHWRGSAVPGLFLAIAAMVGGCAGAEVAVDAERGRKVFIEREQGHCTRCHAVPGAPEAGNLGPPLHGVGARLTPAEIRVRVADITQVNPDAAMPAFRKVEGLHRVAPAYANKMLLSESQLDDVVAYLATLK
- a CDS encoding TonB-dependent receptor, yielding MKRYTLAGAIASVFAASFAHAQQAPAPNPPVKKLETITVTASPLSSSEETMAQPSQVMSSEELRRKRASSLGDTLAQEPGVQSSSFGAGAGRPIIRGFDGARVQVLENGVGSLDVSTISPDHAVTVEPLRAQQIEILRGPATLLYGGGAIGGVVNVVTDAIPREKLDAPTGAVEVKGGSANRLRDGGFDISAPASDSFVLHADAYKRRTKDYDIPGAARRNDPDSPVGTLPDSAVDSTGGSVGGSWVGDRGFLGASASTFRSDYGIPSGEGASISLKQQREDISGELNNPFPGFVKAKIRAGFNDYEHREIAADGETATTFKNKAWESRLELLHQPWSGFEGALGVHVQDRDFSALGEEAVVPRTKSSSVAGFIVERRNWDAFGIEGGLRVENEKRDPDGDLPSRSFSPTSVSLGGVWKFKPDLDLHVSATRSQRAPGIEELYINGAHEATASFEVGNPNLGKETAQTLDVTLHQSGGPLTWKVTLFASRIRNYIYAKSADTNGDGIADRVDDQGTLQPDGEFLLQNFTQLEALFRGYEAEIRYRPESHAWSVRLFTDGVRGTLDGAGSVPRLSPSRVGLDLEGRLGRWNGTLTVVHAQSLKHPAELETPTAGYTRVDAEIAYEVPMEKGRNLTLFLQGTNLSDAEIRFNTSYLKDVAPAMGRSFQGGLRYTF